One Azospirillum sp. B510 genomic window carries:
- the hslV gene encoding ATP-dependent protease subunit HslV, with product MTYPASNPHDPIQWHGTTILSVRKNGQVVIAGDGQVSVGPTVMKANARKVRWLAGGTVMAGFAGATADAMTLFERLEGKLEQYPGQLTRACVEMAKDWRTDRYLRRLEAMMAVADKSVSLVLTGNGDVLEPEDGLIGIGSGGSYALSAARALIDIDGMEAEAVARKAMKIAAGICVYTNENVTLEKL from the coding sequence ATGACCTACCCAGCGTCCAATCCACATGATCCCATCCAGTGGCACGGCACCACCATCCTCTCCGTGCGCAAGAACGGTCAGGTGGTGATCGCCGGCGACGGGCAGGTCTCGGTCGGCCCGACGGTTATGAAGGCCAACGCGCGCAAGGTCCGCTGGCTGGCCGGCGGCACGGTGATGGCGGGCTTCGCCGGCGCCACCGCAGACGCGATGACCCTGTTCGAGCGGCTGGAGGGCAAGCTGGAGCAATATCCCGGCCAGCTGACCCGCGCCTGCGTGGAGATGGCCAAGGATTGGCGCACCGACCGTTACCTGCGCCGGCTGGAGGCGATGATGGCGGTGGCCGACAAGAGCGTCAGCCTGGTGCTGACCGGGAACGGCGACGTGCTGGAGCCGGAGGACGGGTTGATCGGCATCGGCTCCGGCGGCTCCTACGCCCTGTCGGCGGCGCGCGCGCTGATCGACATCGACGGGATGGAGGCGGAGGCGGTGGCGCGCAAGGCGATGAAAATCGCCGCCGGCATCTGCGTCTACACCAACGAAAACGTCACCCTGGAAAAGCTGTGA
- the hslU gene encoding ATP-dependent protease ATPase subunit HslU translates to MTSPTVSPDTAAFSPREIVSELDRYIVGQNEAKRAVAIALRNRWRRQQLPDGLREEVLPKNILMIGPTGVGKTEIARRLARLAQAPFLKVEATKFTEVGYVGRDVEQIVRDLVEAAIGLTRERLRKEVAAKAELRAEERVLDALCGDSASAETRAKFRKMLREGTLNDKEIEIQVADTGAPAGMPTFDIPGVPGGQMGMLNLNDMFGKMMGGRTKTRRMTVSESHGVLMAEESDKLLDQEKVVAEAIRAVEQNGIVFLDEIDKISARSDARGADVSREGVQRDLLPLIEGTTVSTKHGSVKTDHILFIASGAFHVAKPSDLLPELQGRLPIRVELKALSQDDFKRILTEPEASLIRQYKALMKTEEVDLVFTDDSIDELARLAAEINSSVENIGARRLHTVLERLLEEISFAASDRAGETVTIDAALVRERVGGLAKNADLSKFIL, encoded by the coding sequence ATGACCAGCCCGACCGTCTCCCCCGACACCGCCGCCTTCAGCCCGCGCGAGATCGTCTCCGAACTCGACCGCTACATCGTCGGCCAGAATGAAGCCAAGCGCGCCGTCGCCATCGCGCTGCGCAACCGCTGGCGCCGGCAGCAGCTGCCCGACGGGCTGCGCGAGGAGGTGTTGCCGAAGAACATCCTGATGATCGGCCCGACCGGCGTCGGCAAGACCGAGATCGCCCGCCGCCTCGCCCGGCTGGCCCAGGCCCCCTTCCTGAAGGTGGAGGCGACCAAATTCACCGAGGTCGGCTATGTCGGCCGCGATGTCGAGCAGATCGTCCGCGACCTGGTGGAGGCCGCCATCGGCCTGACCCGCGAGCGCCTGCGCAAGGAGGTCGCCGCCAAGGCCGAGCTGCGGGCGGAGGAACGGGTGCTCGACGCGCTGTGCGGCGACAGCGCCAGTGCCGAGACGCGGGCCAAGTTCCGCAAGATGCTGCGCGAAGGCACGCTGAACGACAAGGAGATCGAAATCCAGGTCGCCGACACCGGGGCCCCGGCCGGCATGCCGACCTTCGACATTCCCGGCGTGCCGGGCGGCCAGATGGGCATGCTGAACCTGAACGACATGTTCGGCAAGATGATGGGTGGCCGCACCAAGACCCGCCGCATGACGGTTTCCGAAAGCCACGGCGTGCTGATGGCCGAGGAATCCGACAAGCTGCTGGACCAGGAGAAGGTGGTGGCGGAGGCGATCCGCGCCGTCGAGCAGAACGGCATCGTCTTCCTCGACGAGATCGACAAGATCTCCGCCCGCTCCGATGCCCGTGGCGCCGATGTCAGCCGCGAGGGCGTGCAGCGCGATCTGCTGCCGCTGATCGAGGGCACCACCGTCTCGACCAAGCATGGGTCGGTCAAGACCGACCATATCCTGTTCATCGCGTCGGGCGCCTTCCATGTCGCCAAGCCGTCCGACCTGCTGCCGGAGCTGCAAGGCCGCCTGCCGATCCGGGTCGAGCTGAAGGCGCTGAGCCAGGACGACTTCAAGCGCATCCTGACCGAGCCGGAAGCCAGCCTGATCCGCCAGTACAAGGCGCTGATGAAGACGGAGGAGGTCGATCTGGTCTTCACCGACGACAGCATCGACGAGCTGGCCCGGCTGGCGGCGGAGATCAACAGCTCGGTCGAGAATATCGGGGCGCGGCGCCTGCACACGGTGCTGGAGCGCCTGCTGGAGGAGATCAGCTTCGCCGCCAGCGACCGCGCCGGCGAGACCGTCACCATCGATGCCGCCCTGGTCCGCGAGCGGGTCGGCGGGCTGGCGAAGAACGCGGATTTGTCGAAGTTCATCCTGTGA
- a CDS encoding murein transglycosylase A encodes MVFRDRTGFSARGFNATALLGAVALLFSACTPKEEAKPPPDALTLAPLTFGDLPGWRTDPVAQAVPALARSCARFKTQPADQPVGPNGVAGSIGDWQGPCARLADLPPGDDAAARAFFEASFIPYAAGNNGTREGLFTGYYEAELEGSRRPDPAYPVPLYRRPPDLVMVDLGDFADRWKGERTAGRVVDGKLKPYEDRAAIVAGSLKGKGLELVWVRDPIGAFFLQIQGSGRIRLAEGGELRVGYAGQNGHKYVAIGKELIDRGELKREQVSLQTIRDWLAAHPDQAAAVMNLNPSYVFFQPLTGDGPNGAQGVALTPGRSLAVDSKFMPYGVPVWLDAEDPVDAGQRLRRLLVAQDTGGAIRGPVRGDIFWGHGPEAERRAGVMKSRGTYTLLLPKSVKVVAGG; translated from the coding sequence ATGGTTTTCCGCGACCGTACCGGTTTCAGCGCCCGTGGTTTCAACGCCACCGCCCTCCTCGGGGCGGTGGCGTTGCTGTTTTCGGCCTGTACCCCGAAGGAGGAGGCGAAGCCGCCGCCCGACGCCCTGACCCTGGCGCCGCTGACCTTCGGCGACCTGCCGGGCTGGCGGACGGATCCGGTGGCCCAGGCGGTGCCGGCGCTCGCCCGGTCCTGCGCCCGGTTCAAGACCCAGCCGGCGGACCAGCCGGTCGGGCCGAACGGGGTGGCGGGCAGCATCGGCGACTGGCAGGGCCCTTGCGCCCGTCTGGCGGATCTGCCGCCGGGCGACGATGCCGCCGCCCGCGCCTTCTTCGAGGCCAGCTTCATCCCCTATGCCGCCGGCAACAACGGCACGCGCGAGGGGTTGTTCACCGGCTATTACGAGGCCGAGCTGGAGGGCAGCCGGCGGCCGGATCCGGCCTATCCGGTGCCGCTCTACCGCCGGCCGCCCGATCTGGTGATGGTCGATCTCGGCGACTTCGCCGACCGCTGGAAGGGGGAGCGCACCGCCGGCCGGGTGGTCGACGGCAAGCTGAAGCCTTACGAGGATCGTGCCGCCATCGTCGCCGGCTCGCTCAAGGGCAAGGGACTGGAACTGGTCTGGGTAAGGGACCCGATCGGCGCCTTCTTCCTGCAAATCCAAGGGTCGGGGCGGATCCGGCTGGCGGAGGGCGGCGAACTGCGCGTCGGCTATGCCGGCCAGAACGGCCACAAATATGTGGCCATCGGCAAGGAGTTGATCGATCGCGGTGAATTGAAGCGGGAACAGGTGTCGCTTCAGACCATCCGCGACTGGCTGGCCGCCCATCCCGATCAGGCGGCGGCGGTGATGAACCTCAACCCGTCCTATGTCTTCTTCCAGCCGCTGACCGGCGACGGTCCCAACGGCGCCCAGGGCGTGGCGCTGACCCCTGGCCGCAGCCTGGCGGTGGATTCCAAATTCATGCCCTATGGCGTGCCGGTGTGGCTGGATGCCGAGGACCCGGTCGATGCCGGGCAGCGGCTGCGACGGCTGCTGGTCGCGCAGGACACCGGCGGGGCGATCCGCGGCCCGGTGCGCGGCGACATCTTCTGGGGCCATGGGCCGGAGGCGGAGCGCCGGGCCGGGGTGATGAAGAGCCGCGGGACCTATACGCTGCTGCTGCCGAAGAGCGTGAAGGTGGTGGCGGGCGGGTAG
- a CDS encoding Tim44/TimA family putative adaptor protein — protein MGDGFVFIEIVIFAMIAAFLVYRLRSVLGRRTGEERQRPNPFSAAPGAAKPDNVVSLPQRNQPRPDAAPGQDVMASDEPLSLAASIDQIRAADPTFDEKHFLDGAKAAFAMIVDAFARGDTATLRPLLADDVYDGFARVIRDRQAAGEQHETRIEQVREAEVVEAKLDAGRTARVTVRLVSDQVNVVRDRNGAVVDGDPKALVENTDVWTFARDLRSRDPNWALVEVRPVQ, from the coding sequence ATGGGAGACGGGTTCGTGTTCATCGAGATCGTGATCTTCGCGATGATCGCGGCCTTCCTCGTCTATCGGCTGCGCAGCGTTCTCGGCCGCCGGACCGGGGAGGAGCGGCAGCGTCCCAACCCCTTCAGCGCCGCTCCGGGTGCTGCGAAGCCCGACAATGTCGTGAGCCTGCCGCAGCGCAACCAGCCGCGTCCCGATGCCGCACCCGGCCAGGACGTGATGGCCTCGGACGAGCCGCTGTCGCTGGCCGCCTCCATCGACCAGATCCGCGCCGCTGATCCGACCTTCGACGAGAAACATTTCCTGGACGGTGCCAAGGCCGCCTTCGCCATGATCGTCGATGCCTTCGCCCGTGGCGACACCGCGACGCTGCGCCCGTTGTTGGCCGACGATGTCTATGACGGTTTCGCCCGCGTCATCCGCGATCGTCAGGCCGCCGGCGAGCAGCATGAGACCCGCATCGAACAGGTGCGCGAGGCCGAGGTGGTGGAGGCCAAGCTGGACGCCGGCCGCACCGCCCGCGTCACCGTGCGTCTGGTCTCCGATCAGGTGAATGTGGTGCGCGACCGCAACGGCGCCGTTGTCGATGGCGATCCCAAGGCGCTGGTCGAGAACACCGACGTCTGGACCTTCGCCCGCGATCTGCGCTCCCGCGATCCGAACTGGGCGCTGGTCGAGGTGCGGCCCGTCCAGTGA
- a CDS encoding FxsA family protein produces the protein MNPLLLILLLPILEIVGFIQVGDWIGAGPTIGLLILSAVVGTLLVRHQGLAALTRAQAAAARGEAPIGTVLDGFCAVLAGILLIIPGFLTDILGIILLIRPLRRGIGRWLFGRLGAGIPVFTTTAGGVGGAGGQGFGGQGFGTADFGTEASRRADDPFRPAPGVIDGDYRDVTPAEKTDGGEAPRLTDSQWGKHRPDERR, from the coding sequence ATGAATCCCCTGCTGTTGATCCTTCTTCTGCCGATCCTGGAGATCGTCGGATTCATCCAGGTCGGCGACTGGATCGGCGCCGGGCCGACCATCGGGTTGCTGATCCTGTCGGCGGTGGTGGGCACGCTGCTGGTCCGCCACCAGGGGCTGGCGGCGCTGACCCGCGCCCAAGCGGCGGCGGCACGGGGCGAGGCGCCGATCGGCACCGTGCTGGACGGCTTCTGCGCCGTGCTGGCCGGCATCCTGCTGATCATCCCCGGATTCCTGACCGATATCCTCGGCATCATCCTGCTGATCCGGCCGCTGCGCCGGGGCATCGGCCGCTGGCTGTTCGGCCGGCTGGGGGCCGGGATACCGGTCTTCACCACCACGGCCGGCGGCGTCGGTGGAGCCGGGGGCCAGGGATTCGGGGGCCAGGGATTCGGCACCGCCGATTTCGGTACCGAAGCTTCCCGCCGCGCCGATGACCCGTTCCGGCCCGCTCCCGGCGTGATCGACGGCGATTACCGCGACGTCACGCCGGCAGAAAAAACCGACGGGGGCGAGGCGCCCCGGCTGACCGATTCCCAATGGGGCAAGCACCGCCCGGATGAGCGGCGCTGA
- the secB gene encoding protein-export chaperone SecB, whose protein sequence is MSDQMSNGAEQQQTSSLPMHVLAQYVKDFSFENPNAPQSLLPNQPQPQVNIGVDVQGQKVGDDIYELTLNLRCEARQGESVAFLVELAYGALFQFPGLPEEHHRPVLMIEGARMIFPFARAIISSATREGGFPPLMINPIDFAELYHRQSAEQAAPQQPPF, encoded by the coding sequence ATGTCCGATCAGATGAGCAACGGCGCCGAGCAGCAGCAGACGTCCTCGCTGCCGATGCATGTCCTCGCGCAGTATGTGAAGGACTTCTCGTTCGAGAACCCCAACGCCCCGCAGAGCCTGCTGCCCAACCAGCCGCAGCCGCAGGTCAACATCGGCGTCGACGTCCAGGGCCAGAAGGTCGGCGACGACATCTATGAGCTGACGCTGAACCTGCGCTGCGAGGCCCGTCAGGGCGAGTCCGTCGCCTTCCTGGTCGAGCTGGCCTACGGCGCGCTGTTCCAGTTCCCCGGCCTGCCGGAGGAGCATCACCGCCCGGTGCTGATGATCGAAGGCGCCCGGATGATCTTCCCGTTCGCCCGCGCCATCATCTCCAGCGCGACCCGCGAAGGCGGCTTCCCGCCGCTGATGATCAACCCGATCGACTTCGCCGAGCTGTATCACCGCCAGTCGGCGGAGCAGGCCGCGCCGCAGCAGCCCCCGTTCTGA
- the rho gene encoding transcription termination factor Rho: MHLQELKCKSPAELLAFAEELQIENASTLRKQDMMFAILKQLAENDIPIFGDGVLEVLQDGFGFLRSPEANYLPGPDDIYVSPSQVRRFGLRTGDTVEGQIRSPKDGERYFALLKVNTINFDAPDKVRHRINFDNLTPLYPEERIRMEVEDPTKKNLTGRIVDLVSPLGKGQRGLIVAPPRTGKTVMLQNIAHSIATNHPEAYLIVLLIDERPEEVTDMARSVRGEVISSTFDEPATRHVQVAEMVIEKAKRLVEHKRDVVILLDSITRLARAYNTVVPSSGKVLTGGVDANALQRPKRFFGAARNVEEGGSLTIIATALIDTGSRMDEVIFEEFKGTGNSEIVLDRKLSDKRTFPAIDISKSGTRKEELLVDKGTMSKMWILRRILMPMGVTDAVDFLVDKLKHTKSNNEFFESMNQ; this comes from the coding sequence ATGCATCTCCAAGAGCTGAAGTGCAAAAGCCCCGCCGAACTGCTGGCCTTCGCGGAGGAGTTGCAGATCGAGAATGCGAGCACGCTGCGCAAGCAGGACATGATGTTCGCGATCCTGAAGCAGCTGGCCGAGAACGACATTCCGATCTTCGGCGACGGCGTGCTGGAGGTTCTGCAGGACGGTTTCGGCTTCCTTCGCTCGCCGGAAGCCAATTATCTGCCGGGTCCCGACGACATCTATGTCAGTCCGAGCCAGGTGCGCCGCTTCGGCCTGCGCACCGGCGACACGGTGGAGGGGCAGATCCGCTCGCCCAAGGACGGTGAGCGCTATTTCGCCCTGCTGAAGGTCAACACCATCAATTTCGACGCGCCCGACAAGGTCCGTCACCGCATCAATTTCGACAATCTGACGCCGCTCTATCCGGAGGAACGCATCCGGATGGAGGTCGAGGATCCGACCAAGAAGAACCTGACCGGCCGCATCGTCGATCTGGTCTCTCCCCTCGGCAAGGGTCAGCGCGGGCTGATCGTGGCGCCGCCGCGCACCGGCAAGACGGTGATGCTTCAGAACATCGCCCACTCGATCGCCACCAACCACCCCGAAGCCTATCTGATCGTCCTTCTGATCGACGAGCGTCCGGAAGAAGTGACGGACATGGCCCGCTCGGTCCGTGGCGAGGTCATCAGCTCCACCTTCGACGAGCCGGCGACCCGCCATGTCCAGGTCGCCGAAATGGTGATCGAGAAGGCCAAGCGGCTGGTCGAGCACAAGCGCGACGTGGTGATCCTGCTGGACAGCATCACCCGTCTGGCCCGCGCCTACAACACCGTCGTGCCAAGTTCGGGCAAGGTGCTGACCGGCGGCGTCGACGCCAACGCCCTGCAACGGCCCAAGCGCTTCTTCGGCGCCGCCCGCAATGTCGAGGAGGGCGGCTCGCTGACCATCATCGCCACCGCGCTGATCGACACCGGCAGCCGCATGGACGAGGTGATCTTCGAAGAGTTCAAGGGCACCGGCAACTCCGAGATCGTGCTGGACCGCAAGCTCTCCGACAAGCGCACCTTCCCGGCCATCGACATCTCCAAGTCGGGCACCCGCAAGGAGGAGCTGCTGGTCGACAAGGGCACCATGTCGAAGATGTGGATCCTGCGCCGCATCCTGATGCCGATGGGCGTGACAGACGCGGTCGACTTCCTGGTCGACAAGCTGAAGCACACCAAGTCGAACAACGAGTTCTTCGAAAGCATGAACCAGTAG